A single Bacillus sp. OxB-1 DNA region contains:
- the mutY gene encoding A/G-specific adenine glycosylase — MQVIEQKDIFRQSLLSWYHHEKREMPWRKTKNPYYIWVSEVMLQQTRVETVIPYYERFIQAYPTMEELANADEEELLKMWEGLGYYSRARNLQTGVREVLEKYGGEVPATRKEISTLKGVGPYTAGAVLSIAYGVPEHAVDGNVMRVLSRILLIEDDIALPRTRKVFEGVVMDLIDQEDPSSFNQALMELGATICIPRPRCLLCPVRDFCAAFQEGRQEELPVKSKKTKTKITSLSAFALQNETGEWLLRKRPEKGLLANMWEFPMIENKDGLRPAQLLQKSMNVEADELKGLLSFKHVFSHITWEVESYQGRMRLSGSLPEGYEFFSAEEVQQLPKAKPVIKMWDAIQHR; from the coding sequence AGGGAGATGCCTTGGAGGAAAACAAAAAATCCTTATTACATATGGGTTTCCGAAGTGATGCTGCAGCAAACACGGGTGGAAACGGTCATCCCTTATTATGAACGATTCATCCAAGCGTATCCTACGATGGAAGAACTGGCAAATGCGGATGAAGAGGAACTGTTGAAAATGTGGGAAGGGCTCGGCTATTACTCGCGTGCCCGCAACCTTCAAACAGGAGTGAGAGAGGTTCTGGAGAAATATGGAGGAGAAGTGCCGGCAACCCGCAAAGAGATCTCCACTTTAAAGGGAGTGGGCCCATATACCGCGGGTGCCGTATTGAGCATCGCCTATGGAGTTCCTGAACATGCGGTCGACGGAAACGTCATGCGCGTCCTCTCCCGTATTTTATTGATAGAAGACGATATCGCCTTGCCGAGAACGAGGAAAGTGTTTGAAGGAGTCGTCATGGATTTAATCGATCAAGAAGACCCTTCTTCCTTCAATCAAGCGCTTATGGAATTGGGAGCAACGATTTGCATACCGAGGCCAAGATGCCTCCTTTGCCCAGTGCGCGATTTCTGCGCGGCATTCCAAGAAGGCCGGCAGGAAGAGCTCCCGGTCAAATCGAAAAAAACGAAGACGAAGATCACCTCCCTCTCTGCATTCGCTTTACAAAATGAAACTGGCGAGTGGCTGTTGCGCAAGCGCCCTGAAAAAGGATTGCTCGCGAATATGTGGGAATTCCCCATGATCGAGAACAAGGATGGACTGAGACCGGCCCAATTACTGCAAAAGTCGATGAACGTGGAGGCAGATGAATTGAAGGGGCTGCTTTCATTCAAGCACGTCTTTTCCCATATCACATGGGAGGTCGAGAGTTATCAGGGAAGGATGCGCCTTAGCGGATCGCTTCCCGAAGGCTATGAGTTCTTCTCCGCTGAAGAAGTACAGCAATTGCCGAAAGCAAAGCCGGTCATTAAAATGTGGGATGCCATTCAACATAGATAA
- the ntdP gene encoding nucleoside tri-diphosphate phosphatase: MAIAPVGETIQVHSYKHNGSIHRVWQETLVLKGTRNIVIGGNERTLVTEADGRTWLTREPSICYFHAEHWFNIICMLREDGVYYYVNMSSPFVYDNLSLKYIDYDLDVKVFPDMSYIILDEDEYAEHKKEMGYPDVIDQILQRNLDTLIRWIEQRRGPFAPDFIDVWTSRYHFYKQVHNNK; encoded by the coding sequence ATGGCGATTGCACCTGTAGGAGAAACGATACAAGTACATAGCTATAAGCATAATGGCAGCATCCACCGTGTCTGGCAGGAGACATTGGTCTTGAAAGGCACGCGCAATATCGTCATTGGCGGTAATGAACGTACGCTTGTGACGGAAGCGGACGGCCGGACGTGGCTGACGCGGGAGCCCTCTATCTGCTATTTCCATGCGGAGCATTGGTTCAATATCATTTGCATGTTAAGAGAAGATGGCGTGTATTACTACGTCAATATGAGCTCGCCATTCGTCTATGATAACTTGTCGCTGAAATACATCGATTATGACCTTGATGTAAAAGTGTTTCCGGATATGAGTTATATTATATTGGATGAAGATGAATATGCGGAGCATAAAAAAGAGATGGGGTATCCCGATGTGATCGATCAGATTCTCCAACGGAATCTGGATACGCTCATTCGGTGGATTGAACAGCGCAGAGGGCCTTTCGCTCCCGATTTCATCGACGTTTGGACTTCGCGCTACCATTTTTATAAACAGGTTCATAACAACAAGTGA
- a CDS encoding ABC transporter ATP-binding protein, which yields MKFVKPYNWLIILTIFIGIVKFAIPLFIPLLMKIVIDNIIMSDVLTKEEMTRQLFYWLGGTMVIFFILRPPVEYYRQYYAQYVSNKILYDIRQELYSHLQRLSLRYYSNTRAGEVISRVINDVEQTKNFVMIGLMNVWLDLATIIIAVIIMLTMDVQLTIVTLLAFPFYAFSVKHFFGKLRDLTRKRSQSLANVQSYLHERVAGVSVIKGFALEEKEKERFDETNSDFLKKAIDHTKWNAKAFAVVNTITDVAPLLVIGYAGYQVINEQLSVGMMVAFIAYIERLYNPLRRLVNSSTTLTQSFASMDRVFELMEEQYDITDKENAKDLPPLAGKVEFDKVSFAYEEAGHTVLRDIDFVVNPGETVAFVGMSGGGKSTIVSLIPRFYDISEGAVRIDGVDVRDVKIKSLRDQIGIVMQDTILFSDSVESNILMGKPDATHEEVIAAAKAANAHDFIESLPEGYDTKVGERGVKLSGGQKQRIAIARVFLKNPPLLILDEATSALDLESEALIQDSLDRLVHDRTTLIVAHRLSTITHADKIFVIDGGQLVESGTHEELMSQEGVYRSLFQVQMLGD from the coding sequence ATGAAATTTGTCAAGCCTTATAACTGGCTCATCATTTTGACGATCTTCATCGGGATCGTGAAGTTTGCCATCCCGCTTTTCATCCCATTGCTGATGAAGATTGTCATTGACAATATTATCATGTCGGATGTATTGACGAAAGAAGAGATGACCCGGCAATTATTTTACTGGCTCGGCGGGACGATGGTGATCTTTTTCATCCTCCGTCCGCCTGTCGAATACTATCGGCAGTATTATGCGCAGTACGTGAGCAATAAAATCTTATATGACATCCGGCAGGAATTATACAGCCATTTGCAAAGGCTGAGCTTACGGTATTATTCCAATACACGTGCAGGAGAAGTCATTTCACGTGTCATCAATGACGTGGAACAGACAAAGAACTTTGTCATGATCGGCCTTATGAATGTCTGGTTGGATTTGGCTACGATCATAATTGCAGTCATCATCATGTTGACGATGGATGTGCAGCTGACGATTGTAACCTTGCTGGCCTTCCCGTTTTACGCGTTCAGCGTCAAACATTTCTTCGGGAAATTACGGGACTTGACCCGTAAACGATCCCAATCGTTGGCGAATGTCCAAAGTTATCTTCATGAACGGGTGGCCGGTGTCAGTGTCATTAAGGGCTTCGCCTTGGAAGAGAAAGAGAAAGAACGATTCGATGAAACGAATAGCGACTTTTTGAAAAAGGCGATTGACCATACGAAGTGGAATGCCAAAGCTTTCGCTGTCGTGAATACGATCACCGATGTCGCTCCCCTTCTCGTCATCGGTTACGCCGGCTACCAAGTCATCAATGAACAACTGTCTGTCGGGATGATGGTCGCCTTCATCGCCTATATTGAACGTTTATATAATCCGCTGCGGCGCCTCGTCAATTCCTCCACTACACTGACACAGTCCTTTGCATCGATGGACCGCGTATTTGAATTGATGGAGGAACAGTACGATATTACCGATAAGGAAAATGCCAAAGATCTGCCGCCACTGGCTGGAAAGGTTGAATTTGACAAGGTAAGTTTCGCGTACGAAGAGGCAGGGCATACCGTATTGAGAGATATTGACTTCGTTGTCAATCCAGGGGAAACAGTCGCCTTCGTCGGTATGAGCGGGGGAGGGAAATCGACCATTGTCAGTCTCATCCCGAGGTTTTACGATATATCGGAAGGAGCAGTCCGGATTGACGGCGTTGATGTGCGTGATGTGAAGATTAAATCATTGCGCGACCAGATCGGGATCGTCATGCAGGACACAATTCTCTTCAGTGATTCCGTGGAGAGCAATATTTTAATGGGGAAACCCGATGCCACCCACGAAGAAGTCATCGCGGCGGCCAAAGCGGCCAACGCCCATGATTTCATCGAATCTCTGCCGGAAGGATACGACACGAAAGTCGGAGAACGGGGAGTCAAATTATCGGGCGGCCAAAAGCAAAGGATCGCCATCGCCCGCGTCTTCCTGAAAAACCCACCGCTTTTGATTCTGGACGAAGCGACATCCGCCCTTGATTTGGAAAGTGAAGCGCTGATCCAAGATTCCCTCGACCGGCTCGTCCATGACCGGACGACATTGATTGTCGCTCACCGGTTATCGACGATCACCCATGCAGACAAAATATTTGTAATCGATGGCGGGCAACTGGTGGAAAGCGGGACTCATGAAGAACTGATGAGTCAGGAAGGGGTTTATCGTAGTTTGTTCCAAGTGCAAATGCTTGGAGATTGA
- a CDS encoding gamma-type small acid-soluble spore protein has protein sequence MTKKPNFTDAQQVRKQNQLSAQPNAMKEEFASETDVNQVRQQNQQSEANKQKASGNASQFGTK, from the coding sequence ATGACAAAAAAACCGAACTTCACTGATGCGCAGCAAGTACGTAAACAAAACCAACTTTCCGCGCAACCGAATGCAATGAAGGAGGAGTTTGCTTCTGAAACTGATGTGAATCAGGTGAGACAGCAAAACCAACAATCGGAGGCGAACAAGCAAAAAGCTTCCGGAAATGCAAGCCAATTCGGAACAAAGTAA